In Bosea vestrisii, the following are encoded in one genomic region:
- a CDS encoding 2Fe-2S iron-sulfur cluster-binding protein, translating to MIAELVRRGMPRYDIFAEAFSASNEVPQALPSRKIAIAGTSESFTWRAPSRSILEAALAAGLPLPSGCRVGQCESCIVKVLDGRFAHLVDFDGEPHQCLTCQAVPLSDLVISL from the coding sequence ATGATAGCCGAACTCGTCAGGCGCGGGATGCCGCGCTACGACATTTTTGCAGAAGCCTTCTCTGCCTCTAACGAAGTCCCCCAGGCGCTGCCGTCTCGCAAGATCGCCATCGCCGGGACGAGCGAGAGCTTCACATGGAGAGCGCCTTCGCGGTCCATCCTCGAAGCAGCACTTGCCGCGGGATTGCCACTCCCGAGCGGCTGTCGGGTCGGCCAATGCGAGAGCTGCATCGTGAAGGTCCTGGACGGCCGCTTCGCCCATCTCGTCGATTTCGACGGCGAACCCCACCAATGCCTAACCTGCCAGGCAGTGCCGCTTTCAGACCTGGTCATCTCGCTTTGA
- a CDS encoding beta-ketoacyl synthase N-terminal-like domain-containing protein: protein MRRIVITGLGAVTPLAAGVEASWSRLLAARPRTAHVWDSGCAGRAGLYPNVV from the coding sequence ATGCGACGGATTGTTATCACAGGTCTTGGAGCGGTCACGCCACTCGCCGCAGGTGTCGAAGCATCCTGGTCGCGTCTTCTCGCCGCTCGACCACGAACTGCGCACGTTTGGGATTCGGGTTGTGCTGGTCGAGCCGGCCTATACCCGAACGTCGTTTGA
- a CDS encoding multidrug effflux MFS transporter: MSARSIATPAPSERLTGGILFLLAGLAALGALATNIILPAFPRMGAELAISSRELGLLLSSFFVAFALGQLVVGPLSDQFGRKWLVLGGLAVFTAGSIVCALAGTLPLLVLGRIIQALGACAASVLSRAIARDLFDGEALGRALALTMIAGAVAPGFSPLLGSILSGLFGWRITFLVVAVFGVALALHYVARIGESHPLDRRTPLRLPAVASAYGRLAADPRFLLPALAVSLVIGGLYSFFAAAPGVLMNELGLSALQLGLSFAATVLVVFLAGFFAPRLAHRRGQRTVGMIGLFIALAGSVGMFAFAAAPTFTTFTIAIALYLFGMGLINPLGTAIALHPFGRQAGLASALLGFLQMGCAAIGASFASALPFPPSVSLAAVLTTGSALALLVFLPVALRQPLAAPSGPGSVPESTGG; the protein is encoded by the coding sequence ATGTCCGCGCGTTCGATCGCAACCCCGGCCCCTTCCGAGCGCCTGACCGGCGGAATCCTGTTCTTGCTCGCCGGTCTGGCGGCGCTCGGCGCGCTTGCCACCAACATCATCCTTCCGGCCTTTCCGCGGATGGGCGCCGAGCTTGCGATTTCCTCACGGGAACTCGGTCTCCTGCTCAGCAGCTTCTTCGTCGCGTTCGCGCTCGGGCAGCTTGTGGTCGGGCCGCTCTCCGACCAGTTCGGCCGCAAATGGCTGGTGCTGGGAGGGCTTGCGGTCTTCACCGCGGGCAGCATCGTTTGCGCACTGGCCGGTACTTTGCCCCTGCTGGTTTTAGGGCGGATCATTCAGGCGCTGGGAGCCTGCGCGGCTTCGGTCCTGTCGCGCGCCATTGCACGCGATCTGTTTGACGGTGAGGCGCTCGGCCGGGCCCTGGCGCTCACCATGATCGCCGGGGCGGTTGCGCCGGGCTTTTCGCCGCTGCTAGGCAGTATCCTGTCCGGCCTGTTCGGGTGGCGGATCACCTTCCTGGTCGTTGCAGTCTTCGGCGTAGCGCTCGCGTTGCACTATGTCGCTCGCATCGGGGAATCCCATCCTCTCGACCGCAGAACGCCGCTGAGGCTTCCGGCCGTGGCATCCGCTTATGGCCGCCTTGCCGCCGATCCTCGCTTTTTATTGCCCGCGCTTGCGGTGAGCCTCGTCATCGGCGGGCTTTACAGTTTCTTCGCGGCCGCCCCTGGCGTGCTGATGAACGAGCTGGGCCTCAGCGCATTGCAGCTCGGATTGTCGTTCGCGGCGACGGTTCTGGTCGTCTTTCTGGCAGGCTTTTTCGCGCCGCGCCTGGCGCATCGCCGGGGCCAGCGCACCGTCGGCATGATTGGCCTGTTCATCGCGCTCGCGGGCAGTGTCGGCATGTTCGCGTTCGCGGCAGCACCGACCTTCACGACCTTCACCATAGCGATCGCGCTGTATCTGTTTGGGATGGGTTTGATCAATCCGCTCGGCACAGCAATCGCGCTTCATCCTTTCGGGCGCCAGGCCGGGCTTGCATCGGCGCTGCTCGGCTTTCTGCAGATGGGCTGCGCCGCCATCGGCGCGTCGTTTGCCAGTGCCTTGCCATTTCCGCCGTCTGTTTCCCTTGCTGCCGTCCTGACCACGGGTTCGGCGCTGGCCCTTCTGGTCTTTCTTCCGGTCGCGCTGCGCCAGCCCCTGGCGGCGCCGAGCGGTCCTGGCAGCGTGCCGGAATCGACAGGAGGATAG
- a CDS encoding PaaI family thioesterase yields the protein MADSGEVRVSGHVVSRGRSVITLEGSIEDAQGRLCAHGSSTCLVVGRKL from the coding sequence TTGGCCGATTCCGGCGAAGTGCGTGTGAGCGGCCATGTGGTCTCGCGCGGCCGGAGCGTGATCACGCTGGAGGGCAGTATCGAGGACGCGCAAGGGCGGCTCTGCGCGCATGGCAGCTCGACCTGCCTGGTCGTGGGCAGGAAGCTGTGA
- a CDS encoding TetR/AcrR family transcriptional regulator, which produces MRVSRVQAEENRQTVIDVASRLFREHGFDGIGLKDLMAGAGLTQGAFYKQFESKDDLAAQASRRALESASGRWSAAAQTNPQNPLSAVVDFYLSMGHRAERMDGCPVVALGSDAARQGPDVKASFEAGIKEYLEMLGGWVGKEGGEEPSSKAMVVLSTMVGAVLLSRAVNDEQMSKRFLKAAAESVLAESSADDAGQGARQ; this is translated from the coding sequence ATGAGGGTCAGTCGCGTCCAGGCTGAGGAAAACCGGCAGACGGTTATTGATGTGGCGAGCCGCCTTTTCCGGGAGCACGGCTTCGACGGCATTGGCCTCAAGGATTTGATGGCGGGTGCCGGGCTGACGCAGGGCGCCTTCTACAAGCAGTTTGAATCCAAGGACGACCTTGCGGCGCAGGCGTCCCGGCGCGCTTTGGAGAGCGCCTCGGGCAGGTGGTCGGCCGCCGCCCAGACCAATCCGCAGAACCCGCTATCGGCCGTGGTCGACTTCTATCTCAGCATGGGGCATCGCGCGGAGAGGATGGATGGCTGCCCCGTCGTCGCGCTCGGCTCGGATGCTGCCAGGCAAGGCCCGGACGTGAAGGCGTCCTTCGAAGCCGGGATCAAGGAATATCTGGAAATGCTGGGCGGCTGGGTCGGCAAGGAGGGCGGCGAGGAGCCGAGCAGCAAGGCCATGGTCGTTCTCTCGACCATGGTCGGCGCGGTGCTCCTCTCGCGCGCTGTCAACGACGAGCAGATGTCGAAGCGGTTTCTGAAGGCGGCCGCCGAGAGCGTGCTGGCGGAGTCGTCTGCGGATGATGCCGGGCAAGGAGCGCGCCAATGA
- a CDS encoding efflux RND transporter periplasmic adaptor subunit — MKKRPAIVLAGILTAAVGAAAFVTLSLRTREAVAVGDPRQEAPIVRLATAARVNGSDRGFTGIIGARVQSNLGFRVPGKVVERRVNVGEQVKAGQLLMRIDETDLRLALTAKRNAAVAARAAFVQAEADERRYANLVSNGWSSRQRYEQAKAALDTATAQLAAAEADARVAENEATYSVLVADADGTVIETLGEPGQVVSAGQPVVRLAQAGPREAVVALPETIRPEIGSTAEASVYGGDGRHYAAHLRQLSDSADPQTRTYEARYVLDGEAAQAPLGATVTIRLVNQRGQQQVQVPLGAVLDNGEKTGVWVLDNANSTVLFRPVKLLRVTNETAVISGLKAGDPVVSLGAHLLREGARVRTSSKAGGN, encoded by the coding sequence ATGAAAAAGAGACCCGCTATTGTGTTGGCAGGCATCCTGACGGCAGCGGTGGGAGCGGCCGCATTTGTCACGCTTTCCCTGCGGACGCGAGAGGCCGTGGCCGTAGGCGATCCGAGACAGGAAGCTCCGATCGTCAGGTTGGCGACGGCTGCGCGGGTGAACGGCTCCGACCGCGGCTTCACCGGCATTATCGGGGCGCGGGTGCAAAGCAATCTCGGCTTTCGCGTTCCCGGCAAGGTCGTGGAGCGTCGGGTGAACGTCGGCGAGCAGGTCAAAGCCGGTCAGCTGCTCATGCGGATCGATGAAACTGACCTTCGCCTTGCGCTGACGGCGAAGCGCAATGCGGCCGTGGCGGCACGTGCAGCTTTCGTCCAGGCGGAGGCGGATGAGCGACGGTACGCGAACCTGGTCAGCAATGGCTGGTCTTCCCGGCAGCGTTACGAACAGGCGAAAGCCGCGCTGGATACAGCCACGGCGCAACTTGCGGCGGCCGAAGCTGACGCGCGCGTCGCCGAGAACGAGGCGACCTATTCGGTTCTGGTGGCGGACGCCGACGGCACGGTTATCGAAACTCTTGGCGAACCGGGCCAGGTCGTCTCTGCCGGGCAGCCAGTGGTCCGTCTCGCCCAGGCGGGACCTCGCGAAGCGGTGGTCGCTCTGCCTGAGACGATCCGGCCGGAGATCGGTTCAACGGCCGAGGCGAGCGTGTATGGAGGCGATGGTCGTCACTATGCCGCACATCTGCGTCAGCTATCGGATTCCGCCGATCCTCAGACCCGCACCTACGAGGCGCGCTATGTGCTCGACGGCGAGGCCGCGCAGGCCCCGCTTGGCGCGACGGTCACCATTCGGTTGGTGAACCAGAGGGGCCAACAACAAGTCCAAGTTCCGTTGGGAGCAGTGCTCGATAACGGCGAGAAGACCGGCGTTTGGGTTTTGGACAACGCCAATTCGACCGTGCTCTTTCGGCCCGTCAAGCTTTTGCGTGTGACCAACGAAACCGCTGTGATCTCCGGACTGAAGGCTGGCGACCCGGTGGTCTCGCTCGGTGCTCATCTCCTGCGGGAGGGGGCTCGCGTTCGGACCTCGTCCAAAGCCGGGGGCAACTGA
- a CDS encoding efflux RND transporter permease subunit, translated as MGLNLSAIAVRERAVTLFTIILLVAAGAYAFVKLGRAEDPNFTIKTLTVTSVWPGATAREMQDLVAEPLEKRIQELTWYDRVETTTRPGYAYMTVNLKDATPPSRVQEEFYQARKKLADEARNLPQGVLGPFVNDEYSDVSFALYTLKAKGMPLRELARQAETIRQDLLHVPGVKKVNILGERPEQIFVEFSYAKLATLGVSAQDIVAALQRQNTVTPAGTIDTKGPRVFIRVDGAYDSVQAIADTPIAAGGRTLKLADIAQIRRGYEDPPSFVIRHQGEPAIMLAAVMQEGWDGLALGKALENKTASIAQTLPLGMTLDKVTDQAVNISSAVDEFMMKFAMALGVVLLVSLLSLGGRVGIVVAAAIPLTLAVVFFIMLETGRFFDRITLGALILALGLLVDDAIIAIEVMVVKMEEGMDRIKAAAYAWSHTAAPMLSGTLVTIAGFLPVGFAPSTAGEYAGNIFWVVGFALIVSWIVAVVFTPYLGVKMLPEIKPVEGGTHAIYDTPNYRRLRRLITFAVDQKFLTSAIVGVAFALAGIGMGGLKQQFFPTSDRPEVLIEIRLPEGSSIETTTAAVEKVERWLQTQAEAKIVTSYVGQGAPRFFLALSPELPDTAFAKIVVLTPDAKARETLKHRLREAVAQGLAPEAYVRATQFVFGPPSVFPVEFRVVGPDPAELYKISDRALEIMRGVADVREANRDWGNRTPVLRFVPDQDRLNLIGLSPAQVGQQLQFLLTGIAVTQVREDIRNVPVVARSAGEVRLDPSRLADFSLMSRDGRQVPLDQIGHSEIRLEEPILKRRDRMPTITVRSEINEATQPPEVSKQVMTALQPLIASLPAGYRIDMGGSIEEATKANDALAKIFPLMIAVTLIVVMLQVRSFSMMTMVLLTAPLGLIGVVPTLLAFNQPFGFNAILGLIGLAGILMRNTLILTDQINENKIAGLNDYHAVIEATVQRTRPVILTALAAVLAFIPLTHSVFWGSMAYTLIGGTAVGTVLILLFLPALYAVWFRIKPTADGLHKTSTKELALRIPIAAE; from the coding sequence ATGGGCCTCAATCTTTCAGCGATCGCCGTCCGCGAACGCGCCGTCACCCTGTTCACCATCATCCTGCTCGTCGCCGCTGGGGCCTACGCATTCGTCAAGCTCGGGCGGGCCGAGGATCCGAACTTCACCATCAAAACACTGACGGTCACATCCGTATGGCCGGGCGCGACGGCCCGCGAGATGCAGGACCTGGTCGCCGAGCCGTTGGAGAAACGGATCCAGGAGCTCACTTGGTACGACCGCGTCGAAACCACGACACGACCGGGCTACGCCTATATGACGGTCAACCTGAAGGACGCCACGCCGCCGTCACGGGTGCAGGAAGAGTTCTACCAGGCCCGAAAGAAGCTTGCGGACGAGGCGCGCAACCTGCCGCAGGGCGTGCTTGGCCCATTCGTCAACGACGAGTACTCGGACGTCAGCTTCGCCCTCTACACGCTCAAGGCCAAGGGCATGCCTCTGCGGGAACTGGCTCGGCAGGCCGAGACCATCCGCCAGGATCTCCTGCACGTGCCCGGCGTCAAGAAGGTCAATATCCTGGGCGAGCGCCCCGAGCAGATCTTCGTCGAATTTTCCTACGCCAAGTTGGCGACCCTTGGCGTCTCGGCACAGGACATCGTCGCCGCGTTGCAGAGGCAGAACACTGTCACGCCGGCAGGCACGATCGACACAAAAGGGCCGCGGGTCTTCATCCGAGTCGATGGCGCGTATGACAGCGTCCAGGCCATTGCCGACACGCCGATCGCTGCCGGAGGGCGGACGCTGAAGCTGGCCGATATCGCGCAGATCCGCCGAGGTTATGAAGACCCGCCGAGCTTCGTCATCCGGCACCAGGGCGAGCCGGCCATCATGCTCGCCGCCGTCATGCAGGAGGGCTGGGACGGTCTCGCCTTGGGCAAGGCGCTGGAGAACAAGACCGCGTCGATTGCCCAGACGCTGCCGCTCGGGATGACGCTCGACAAGGTGACGGACCAGGCCGTCAACATCTCCTCGGCGGTCGACGAGTTCATGATGAAGTTTGCGATGGCACTCGGCGTGGTGCTCCTCGTCAGCCTGCTCAGCCTCGGCGGGCGTGTCGGCATCGTCGTGGCGGCCGCCATTCCGCTCACTCTTGCCGTCGTGTTCTTCATCATGCTGGAGACCGGCCGGTTCTTCGACCGCATCACCCTCGGGGCACTCATTCTTGCGTTGGGACTGCTCGTCGACGACGCCATCATCGCCATCGAGGTGATGGTCGTGAAGATGGAAGAGGGCATGGACCGCATCAAGGCGGCAGCCTATGCCTGGAGCCACACCGCAGCCCCCATGCTCTCGGGCACGCTCGTGACGATCGCCGGCTTCCTGCCGGTCGGTTTCGCGCCTTCGACGGCCGGCGAGTATGCCGGCAACATCTTCTGGGTCGTGGGCTTTGCCCTGATCGTCTCCTGGATCGTCGCGGTGGTCTTCACGCCCTATCTCGGGGTCAAGATGCTGCCGGAGATCAAGCCGGTCGAAGGCGGCACCCACGCGATCTACGATACGCCGAACTATCGGCGTCTGCGGCGGCTCATCACCTTCGCGGTCGACCAAAAGTTCCTGACCTCCGCTATCGTAGGCGTCGCCTTTGCGCTCGCGGGCATCGGCATGGGCGGCTTGAAGCAGCAGTTCTTCCCGACCTCCGATCGTCCCGAGGTGCTCATCGAAATCCGACTGCCGGAAGGAAGCAGCATCGAGACGACGACGGCTGCGGTCGAAAAGGTCGAGCGGTGGCTGCAGACGCAGGCCGAGGCAAAGATCGTCACAAGCTATGTCGGCCAGGGCGCTCCGAGGTTCTTTCTCGCCCTGTCGCCCGAATTGCCCGACACAGCCTTCGCGAAAATCGTCGTGCTGACGCCGGATGCCAAAGCACGCGAGACGCTGAAGCATCGCCTTCGGGAAGCAGTCGCTCAGGGGCTCGCACCCGAGGCTTACGTGCGCGCGACGCAGTTCGTCTTCGGTCCTCCGTCGGTGTTCCCGGTCGAGTTCCGCGTCGTCGGCCCTGACCCCGCGGAGCTCTACAAAATATCCGACCGGGCACTTGAGATCATGCGCGGCGTGGCAGACGTCAGGGAAGCCAACCGCGACTGGGGCAATCGCACGCCCGTCCTTCGCTTCGTGCCCGACCAGGATCGGCTCAACCTCATCGGTCTGTCGCCGGCGCAAGTGGGACAGCAGCTTCAGTTCCTGCTGACCGGCATCGCAGTTACGCAGGTTCGAGAGGACATCCGTAACGTGCCCGTCGTTGCTCGCAGCGCGGGGGAAGTCCGGCTGGACCCATCCCGTCTTGCCGACTTCTCCCTGATGAGCCGGGACGGCCGCCAGGTTCCGCTCGACCAGATCGGGCACTCCGAGATCCGCCTCGAGGAGCCGATCCTAAAGCGCCGCGATCGCATGCCTACGATCACAGTTCGCTCGGAGATCAACGAAGCGACGCAGCCTCCGGAGGTGTCCAAGCAGGTCATGACCGCACTCCAGCCGCTGATCGCTTCGCTTCCGGCTGGCTACCGCATCGACATGGGTGGATCGATCGAGGAAGCGACAAAGGCGAACGATGCGCTCGCGAAGATCTTCCCGCTCATGATCGCCGTCACCTTGATCGTCGTGATGCTGCAGGTGCGATCGTTCTCGATGATGACGATGGTGCTGCTCACCGCGCCACTCGGGTTGATCGGAGTGGTTCCGACTTTGCTCGCGTTCAACCAGCCGTTCGGGTTCAACGCCATACTGGGGCTGATCGGCCTGGCCGGCATCCTGATGCGGAACACGTTGATCCTGACGGACCAGATCAACGAGAACAAAATCGCCGGCCTGAACGACTATCACGCGGTTATCGAGGCTACCGTGCAGCGAACCCGACCCGTCATCCTGACGGCGCTGGCCGCAGTTTTAGCCTTCATCCCGCTGACACACTCGGTCTTCTGGGGCTCAATGGCCTACACGCTGATCGGCGGGACCGCCGTGGGCACGGTGCTAATCTTGCTCTTCCTCCCCGCCCTCTACGCGGTCTGGTTTCGGATCAAGCCGACTGCAGATGGGCTCCACAAGACTTCGACGAAGGAACTGGCGCTGCGCATCCCAATCGCTGCCGAGTAG
- a CDS encoding alpha/beta fold hydrolase encodes MKLSQSIRFCTSADGTRIAVASCGEGPVILRAAHWLSHVDYDLESPVWRPWLQTLSAQNRFVRYDPRGSGLSERYVADLSIEAWNADLDAVAASIDEPRFVLLGLSQGGALAVAYALRHPERVSHLVLLNAYGQGGRVRAQTEAERLEAETLVNFIRIGWGRDNPAFCQFFTNLFIPDGTPEQHRWWGDLERVTASADVAAQLLSNMQGIDVAELSRKISVPTLILHSRGDMRVPFSEGCKLAAAIPGARFVPLESKNHVLLPDEPAWAVFHAELAAFLGWDKPAQPRAIVQAGLTAAETAILKLIAEGLDNRAIAQRLGKSAKTVRNQLSVIFSKLGVHSRSQAIVLALGSEQPPTD; translated from the coding sequence ATGAAGCTTAGCCAGAGCATACGGTTCTGCACATCTGCCGACGGCACTCGCATCGCAGTCGCATCGTGCGGGGAAGGACCGGTGATCCTGCGCGCGGCGCACTGGCTGAGCCACGTCGACTACGACCTCGAAAGCCCGGTCTGGCGCCCCTGGCTTCAGACGCTTTCAGCTCAAAACCGTTTCGTGAGATACGATCCGCGCGGCAGCGGCCTGTCCGAGCGATACGTCGCCGATCTTTCGATCGAGGCGTGGAACGCGGACCTGGATGCCGTGGCGGCGTCGATCGACGAACCGCGCTTCGTGCTTCTCGGTCTCTCGCAAGGCGGCGCGCTCGCGGTTGCCTATGCACTTCGTCATCCCGAACGCGTCTCGCATCTGGTTCTGCTCAACGCGTATGGCCAAGGCGGAAGGGTTCGCGCGCAGACGGAGGCCGAACGACTGGAGGCCGAGACGCTGGTGAATTTCATCCGCATCGGGTGGGGGCGCGACAATCCGGCATTCTGCCAGTTCTTCACCAATCTCTTCATCCCCGACGGAACGCCCGAACAGCATCGCTGGTGGGGCGATCTCGAACGCGTTACCGCGAGCGCGGACGTCGCCGCTCAACTGCTTAGCAATATGCAGGGGATCGATGTGGCCGAACTGTCCAGGAAAATCAGCGTCCCGACCTTGATACTCCACAGCCGCGGCGACATGCGCGTGCCGTTCAGCGAGGGCTGCAAGCTCGCGGCCGCGATCCCTGGCGCGCGCTTCGTGCCGCTCGAGAGCAAGAACCATGTGCTGCTGCCGGACGAGCCGGCCTGGGCGGTGTTTCATGCCGAGCTTGCCGCCTTCCTCGGCTGGGACAAGCCCGCACAGCCACGCGCCATCGTTCAGGCCGGCCTGACGGCCGCCGAAACGGCGATCCTGAAGCTCATCGCAGAGGGGCTCGACAACCGGGCGATCGCGCAGAGGCTCGGCAAGAGTGCCAAGACGGTGCGCAACCAGTTGTCGGTGATCTTCAGCAAGCTCGGCGTGCATAGTCGGTCCCAGGCGATCGTCCTGGCACTCGGCAGCGAGCAGCCACCGACCGATTGA
- a CDS encoding methyltransferase domain-containing protein — translation MTQFNEATLNELVGRVLGDIGGAVSVPLVRIGDALGLYRTLKEIGPATADELASAAGCASRYVREWLSAQAASGYVRHEGGTFSLTPEQSFIFAEPDSPVHLIGAFDTAAAMVENQPKVQAAFKTGRGVAWGEQAGCMFCAVARLFRPGYVNALVQDWLPALDGVVDRLKAGATVADVGCGHGLSTILMAQAFPKSHFTGYDFHPASIAAATAHARSHGLTNLTFEVGRAQDFGGRDLDLITCFDCLHDMGDPQGAASHIRKALKAGGTWMVVEPMAGDALDDNINPVGRIYYSASTMICVPTSLAQETGLALGAQAGEKRIAAVIRSGGFNQVRRAAETPLNMVLEAT, via the coding sequence ATGACCCAGTTCAACGAAGCCACCCTTAACGAACTCGTCGGCCGCGTGCTCGGCGACATCGGCGGAGCGGTCAGCGTGCCCCTGGTCCGGATCGGTGACGCGCTCGGTCTCTACAGGACGCTGAAGGAGATCGGCCCGGCCACCGCCGACGAGCTTGCGAGCGCAGCCGGATGCGCCAGCCGCTATGTGCGCGAGTGGCTGTCGGCCCAGGCGGCCTCCGGCTATGTGCGCCACGAAGGCGGGACATTCTCGCTGACGCCGGAGCAGTCCTTCATCTTCGCGGAGCCCGACAGCCCGGTCCACCTGATCGGTGCGTTCGATACGGCGGCGGCGATGGTCGAGAACCAGCCGAAGGTGCAGGCGGCGTTCAAGACCGGACGCGGCGTCGCCTGGGGCGAGCAGGCGGGCTGCATGTTCTGCGCGGTGGCGCGGCTGTTCCGTCCGGGTTACGTCAACGCCCTCGTGCAGGATTGGCTGCCGGCGCTCGACGGCGTCGTCGACAGGCTGAAGGCCGGCGCGACGGTCGCCGATGTCGGCTGCGGCCACGGGCTCTCGACCATCCTGATGGCGCAGGCGTTCCCGAAATCACACTTCACTGGATACGATTTCCACCCCGCGTCGATCGCAGCCGCCACCGCGCATGCGCGATCGCACGGGCTGACCAATCTGACATTCGAGGTCGGCCGCGCGCAGGACTTCGGCGGCCGCGACCTCGACCTGATCACCTGCTTCGACTGCCTTCACGACATGGGCGATCCGCAAGGCGCCGCGTCGCATATCCGCAAAGCGCTGAAAGCCGGCGGCACATGGATGGTGGTCGAGCCAATGGCGGGCGACGCACTCGACGACAACATCAATCCGGTCGGGCGCATCTACTACTCCGCGTCGACGATGATCTGCGTTCCGACATCGCTGGCGCAGGAGACCGGCCTCGCGCTTGGCGCCCAGGCGGGCGAGAAGCGGATCGCCGCGGTGATCCGCTCCGGCGGGTTCAATCAGGTGCGCCGCGCTGCAGAGACGCCGCTCAACATGGTGCTCGAAGCGACCTGA